One genomic segment of Bradyrhizobium prioriisuperbiae includes these proteins:
- a CDS encoding ABC transporter substrate-binding protein, producing the protein MMADRSFVLKILIAACLLSAPAAVQAQTRAETLRQVTGNTINTLDPTMLGATREAFGVSVSIYDRLVAFDRKREGNVWVFDRARIRGELAESYEVSPDGLKITFKLRPAKWHDGTPVTAEDVKWSLDRAVSAKSLAAGQIGTGSLTMPEQFRVVDDRTVEVTLPKPDRLALANLATPLAPIINSKLARQHATAEDPWAQDWMKTNTAGSGAYTVEAFKPGEQIVLRRNENWTGGRDGKLPFFKRVIEQTIPEAATRANLIEKGDADIAIDLQASDVVSLQSGGKLRVDSTPQSNGFTMIVFNTQMPPFDNVKVRQAVAAALPYDGMFSAAIFKRGFPLFNAAWTQPPSGNFPQPMPVTTDLAKAKQLLAEAGFASGFKTTFTINVGSASITEPMAALIKESLAKVGVEVEIQKLPDAQMSTNITEKKLPFFTESSNAWLPTTDYFFRNFFTANQRWNYSSWNDATVADLGAKARFELDAARYEDMSRQMIAEYVREMPLVLLWQANQEAVMALNLEGYTYWFHRQVDFRDLSRK; encoded by the coding sequence ATGATGGCTGATCGCAGTTTCGTCTTGAAGATCCTGATCGCGGCATGTCTGTTGTCCGCGCCCGCTGCCGTGCAGGCCCAGACGCGCGCGGAGACGTTGCGCCAGGTGACGGGCAACACCATCAACACCCTGGATCCGACCATGCTGGGGGCGACACGCGAGGCATTCGGCGTGTCGGTCTCGATCTATGATCGGCTGGTCGCGTTCGACCGCAAGCGCGAAGGCAATGTCTGGGTGTTCGATCGCGCCAGGATCCGCGGCGAACTCGCCGAAAGCTACGAGGTGAGCCCGGACGGCCTCAAGATCACCTTCAAGCTGCGTCCTGCGAAATGGCATGACGGCACGCCGGTCACCGCCGAAGACGTCAAATGGTCGCTGGATCGCGCCGTCAGTGCCAAGTCGCTTGCCGCGGGGCAGATCGGGACGGGATCGCTGACCATGCCGGAGCAGTTCAGGGTTGTTGACGACCGCACGGTCGAGGTGACGCTGCCCAAGCCCGACCGCCTGGCGCTGGCCAATCTGGCGACGCCGCTGGCGCCCATCATCAACAGCAAGCTCGCCCGGCAGCATGCGACGGCGGAAGATCCGTGGGCGCAGGACTGGATGAAGACCAATACCGCCGGCAGCGGCGCCTACACCGTCGAAGCCTTCAAGCCCGGCGAGCAGATCGTGCTCCGGCGCAATGAGAATTGGACCGGCGGGCGCGACGGCAAGCTGCCGTTTTTCAAGCGCGTGATCGAGCAGACGATTCCGGAAGCCGCCACCCGCGCCAACCTGATCGAGAAGGGTGACGCCGATATCGCCATCGATCTGCAGGCCAGCGATGTGGTGTCGCTGCAGTCGGGCGGCAAGCTTCGGGTCGATTCGACGCCGCAGAGCAACGGCTTCACCATGATCGTCTTCAACACGCAGATGCCGCCGTTCGATAATGTTAAAGTGCGCCAGGCGGTCGCGGCCGCGCTGCCCTATGACGGCATGTTCAGCGCCGCGATCTTCAAGCGAGGCTTTCCACTGTTCAACGCTGCCTGGACGCAGCCGCCAAGCGGAAACTTCCCGCAGCCGATGCCGGTGACGACCGATCTCGCCAAGGCGAAGCAGTTACTGGCCGAGGCGGGGTTCGCCAGTGGTTTCAAGACCACCTTCACCATCAATGTCGGCTCGGCGTCCATCACGGAACCAATGGCCGCCCTGATCAAGGAGTCGCTGGCCAAAGTCGGGGTCGAAGTGGAAATCCAGAAGCTGCCCGATGCGCAGATGAGCACAAACATCACCGAGAAGAAGCTGCCGTTCTTCACGGAGTCTTCCAACGCGTGGCTGCCGACCACCGATTATTTCTTCCGAAACTTCTTCACCGCCAACCAGCGCTGGAACTACAGTTCGTGGAACGACGCCACCGTCGCTGACCTCGGCGCCAAGGCACGTTTCGAGCTGGACGCGGCCAGATACGAAGACATGAGCAGGCAGATGATTGCGGAATACGTCCGGGAGATGCCGCTGGTGCTGCTGTGGCAGGCCAATCAGGAGGCCGTGATGGCGCTGAACCTGGAGGGCTATACCTACTGGTTCCACCGCCAGGTTGATTTTCGCGATCTCAGCCGCAAGTAA
- a CDS encoding PLP-dependent aminotransferase family protein, translating to MEKSRLLNKRVSIAGIHIERASAVPLHLQIAAYLRSCILQGIFPAGTQFLGSRETARELGCSRTVVLTAWDLLYAEGYLESTPRGGVKVASVTAAHARPVPAASAAGASTGGTTAHISARWRSLLASEYETNWASEFAPGAPDISHFPFREWSRLLRQSWQNPRHPDCLDLPPQGHPSLRREIANFLGSVRGLVCTPDEVVVTSGTSGALDVCSRMILDPGDEVWVEEPGFVEARWALTAAGARLVPIPVDDQGLRVSEGIRRAPRAKLIVVTPSHQYPLGVSMGLERRLELLDWANKNDLRIIEDDYNSEFRHQDSMIASLRSLDREGRVIYLGTFSKIMMPSLRLGYMVADKRFVDTFAKGRARIDVHTSGIGQLALAEFMREGHLLRHLRRMRKVYAARRQALIDAIAAQMPNDLTVSAAATGLHLVALFTDRMRARMSDVEAATLIRQVGIHVQPLSQNHLEPPTRQGLVFGYGRLQTDDVFRLIARIATCLGSDA from the coding sequence ATGGAAAAGTCCCGCCTCCTGAATAAGCGCGTATCCATCGCCGGAATCCACATCGAGCGCGCCTCGGCGGTTCCGCTTCATCTGCAGATCGCCGCCTATCTGCGCAGCTGCATCCTCCAGGGTATTTTTCCGGCGGGAACGCAGTTTCTCGGGTCGCGGGAAACCGCGCGAGAACTGGGGTGTTCGCGAACGGTGGTGCTGACGGCGTGGGATCTGCTCTATGCCGAAGGCTATCTGGAATCGACGCCACGCGGCGGCGTCAAGGTGGCGTCGGTCACGGCTGCCCATGCGCGGCCCGTTCCAGCCGCGTCCGCCGCGGGGGCGTCGACCGGCGGCACGACCGCACACATCTCCGCGCGGTGGCGGTCGCTGCTGGCGTCCGAATACGAGACCAACTGGGCGTCCGAATTCGCTCCAGGCGCACCGGATATCTCGCATTTTCCCTTCAGGGAATGGTCCCGGCTGCTGCGTCAGAGCTGGCAGAATCCACGACATCCAGATTGTCTCGACCTTCCGCCGCAGGGACATCCGTCGCTGCGGCGTGAAATCGCGAACTTTCTGGGTTCGGTGCGCGGTTTGGTCTGTACGCCAGACGAGGTGGTGGTGACCTCGGGCACCTCCGGCGCACTGGATGTCTGCAGTCGGATGATCCTCGATCCTGGCGACGAGGTCTGGGTCGAGGAGCCGGGTTTTGTCGAGGCACGGTGGGCACTGACCGCCGCCGGCGCTAGGCTGGTGCCGATCCCGGTCGACGACCAGGGCCTGCGCGTGTCCGAAGGCATTCGTCGTGCGCCACGGGCAAAGCTGATCGTGGTGACGCCATCGCATCAGTATCCGCTCGGCGTCAGCATGGGACTGGAGCGGCGCCTCGAACTCCTGGACTGGGCGAACAAGAACGATCTCCGGATCATCGAGGACGACTACAATTCGGAGTTCAGGCATCAGGACAGCATGATCGCGTCGCTGCGGTCGCTCGACCGCGAGGGGCGGGTGATCTATCTCGGCACCTTTTCCAAGATCATGATGCCGAGCCTGCGGTTGGGCTACATGGTCGCAGATAAGCGGTTCGTCGACACCTTCGCCAAGGGCCGGGCGCGGATCGACGTGCACACGTCCGGTATCGGCCAGCTCGCGTTGGCGGAGTTCATGCGCGAGGGACATCTGCTGCGGCACTTGCGGCGGATGCGGAAGGTTTATGCCGCGCGGCGGCAGGCGCTGATCGACGCCATCGCCGCGCAGATGCCAAACGACCTGACCGTGTCTGCGGCGGCCACCGGATTGCACCTGGTGGCCCTGTTCACCGATCGTATGCGGGCGCGGATGAGCGACGTGGAGGCGGCGACGCTGATCCGGCAGGTGGGCATTCACGTCCAGCCGCTGTCGCAGAACCATCTGGAGCCGCCGACCCGGCAAGGCCTGGTCTTCGGCTACGGACGGTTGCAAACCGATGATGTGTTCCGGCTGATCGCCAGGATCGCGACATGCCTCGGCAGCGATGCCTGA
- a CDS encoding aminotransferase class III-fold pyridoxal phosphate-dependent enzyme — protein MSRLLRTGLNAGDSAPLTVVGGEGVYFHLDDGRRLIDGSNTGGGLGHRHPAMVEAIRRAADTPVVNEGWTWIGREQAADDLIGTAFKGEENWVGAVRFCISGSEANDMALSLCQALTQRTPLATRERAYHGLVGLSRSMTVQPQWHGGLAVHAGGSRRPAAMAPVRILPAPEGAIYGAPPNAASAKELLAGAAQTLSETAATIIDYTQGGIYYDGAYQDEVAGHARQAGSIWIADEVVTGAGRAGRWFAFQGADSRPDIVTLGKSLGGGAASVAAVVVSKAIVEQLKGTSWQNYGTLRGHPISMAAVSAYLRAVVEEDILSRVRTLEALFARRLLEIARRHPSVCRVAGQGLHWTVELHGPDWRLWSADTTEQPIASRVALRALEAGAVIGTSGEQTSLFLAPPLVISEHESGQLLDALDHGLQVADKHHERSQRSSMRHG, from the coding sequence ATGAGCAGACTGTTGCGGACCGGCCTCAATGCCGGCGACAGCGCGCCGCTGACGGTGGTCGGCGGCGAGGGCGTCTATTTCCATCTCGACGACGGCCGCCGCCTGATCGACGGCAGCAACACCGGCGGCGGTCTCGGCCATCGCCACCCGGCGATGGTAGAAGCGATCCGCCGCGCCGCGGATACGCCGGTGGTCAACGAAGGCTGGACCTGGATCGGGCGTGAACAGGCCGCGGACGATCTGATCGGTACGGCGTTCAAGGGCGAGGAAAACTGGGTCGGTGCCGTGCGTTTCTGCATCAGCGGCAGCGAAGCCAACGATATGGCGCTGTCGTTGTGCCAGGCTCTGACCCAGCGCACTCCGCTCGCGACGCGGGAGCGCGCCTATCATGGTCTGGTCGGCCTGTCGCGCAGCATGACGGTGCAGCCGCAGTGGCACGGCGGCCTTGCCGTGCATGCCGGTGGGTCGCGCCGGCCCGCGGCCATGGCGCCGGTCCGGATTTTGCCGGCTCCGGAGGGCGCGATTTATGGCGCCCCGCCGAATGCCGCGTCCGCAAAGGAATTGCTCGCCGGTGCCGCGCAGACCCTGTCGGAGACCGCGGCGACGATCATCGACTATACCCAGGGCGGCATCTACTACGACGGCGCGTATCAGGACGAAGTCGCTGGCCATGCACGCCAGGCCGGTTCGATCTGGATCGCCGACGAGGTGGTGACGGGCGCCGGACGAGCAGGGCGCTGGTTTGCGTTTCAGGGCGCTGACAGCCGACCGGATATTGTGACACTGGGCAAATCGCTCGGCGGCGGTGCCGCGTCCGTCGCGGCCGTCGTGGTGTCGAAGGCGATCGTCGAACAGCTCAAGGGCACGAGCTGGCAGAATTACGGCACGCTGCGCGGTCATCCCATCAGTATGGCCGCCGTCAGCGCCTATCTGCGTGCTGTTGTGGAAGAGGATATCCTGTCGCGGGTGCGGACGCTGGAGGCATTGTTCGCGCGCCGTCTGCTCGAGATCGCGCGGCGGCATCCCAGTGTTTGCCGTGTCGCGGGGCAGGGCCTGCACTGGACGGTCGAGCTGCACGGACCGGACTGGCGCTTATGGAGTGCCGACACCACCGAGCAGCCGATCGCATCGCGGGTCGCACTGCGCGCCCTGGAGGCCGGCGCGGTGATCGGCACCAGCGGCGAACAGACCTCGCTGTTTCTGGCGCCGCCGCTGGTGATCTCCGAACACGAATCTGGACAGCTTCTGGATGCGCTCGATCACGGGCTGCAGGTTGCGGACAAGCATCACGAGCGCTCGCAGCGGTCATCAATGCGGCATGGCTGA
- a CDS encoding hydantoinase B/oxoprolinase family protein yields the protein MKLDPFAVEVIRHGLSAAAEEMSLVMTRSARSPLLREAGDLSSAITDAKGGLVGQGRDIPIHLGAMAYTIPELLKVVPSAGLNDGDVLIYNLGALGGNHLNDVKVVRPVFVDGRIVAFAISLAHWPDVGGTWPGSYFAKAIDTFQEAIRIPPVLIATAAGVNTPILQLLIANVRDPQACEGDLLGQIAATRAGEKRIVELCRQHGTEMFLASLSRLHDLSEIEMRDAIRELPDGVYQGEDFLDDGDIGGAPARIHVKISITGDEATFDLSGSCDRVSNFCNTTPFIARSAVAYAARIMSGRDMQQNAGALRPLTIITRPGSILEPGWTAAVAAGNHETSMRIVDAVFRAMQDVIPERLSAGGATTSGMLFFAEPRADGSWKMLYEVHGGGEGARHDRAGVSATRVHLANTSNTPVEVIEANYKIRVERQAIRRQSGGAGRHRGGDGVVRAYRVLAPSMHLTTCVERMVIAPFGLQGGAPGQACRISLVRQGENIEIDGKSNLVLQRDDLVTIESCGGGGYRVADMERQQ from the coding sequence ATGAAACTCGATCCGTTTGCCGTCGAAGTGATCCGGCACGGCCTGTCCGCGGCCGCCGAGGAGATGAGCCTGGTGATGACACGCTCGGCCCGCTCGCCGCTGCTGCGCGAAGCCGGCGACCTGTCATCGGCGATCACCGATGCGAAAGGAGGGCTGGTCGGGCAGGGGCGCGATATCCCGATCCATCTCGGTGCGATGGCCTATACCATTCCCGAGCTCCTGAAGGTCGTCCCATCAGCCGGTCTGAACGATGGCGACGTGCTGATCTACAACCTCGGCGCGCTCGGCGGCAATCATCTCAACGACGTCAAGGTGGTGCGGCCGGTGTTTGTCGATGGCCGCATCGTGGCCTTTGCGATCAGCCTTGCGCACTGGCCCGATGTCGGCGGCACCTGGCCCGGGAGTTATTTTGCCAAGGCGATCGATACCTTTCAGGAGGCGATCCGGATTCCGCCGGTACTGATTGCGACCGCGGCCGGCGTGAATACACCGATTTTGCAGCTGCTGATCGCTAACGTGCGTGATCCCCAGGCCTGCGAAGGTGACCTGCTCGGACAGATCGCCGCCACCAGAGCCGGCGAGAAGCGGATTGTGGAGCTCTGCCGGCAACACGGCACGGAGATGTTCCTTGCTTCCTTGTCGCGCCTGCACGATCTGTCGGAGATCGAGATGCGGGACGCGATCCGCGAGCTGCCTGACGGGGTCTATCAGGGTGAGGATTTTCTCGACGACGGCGACATCGGCGGCGCGCCCGCACGCATCCATGTCAAGATCAGCATCACGGGCGATGAGGCCACCTTCGACCTGTCGGGAAGCTGCGACCGGGTCTCGAATTTCTGCAACACTACGCCGTTCATCGCCCGCTCCGCGGTGGCCTACGCCGCCCGCATCATGAGCGGGCGTGACATGCAGCAGAATGCCGGCGCGCTCCGTCCGCTTACCATCATCACCCGTCCGGGCTCCATCCTGGAGCCGGGCTGGACCGCGGCGGTTGCGGCCGGCAACCACGAGACCTCGATGCGAATTGTCGACGCAGTGTTCCGCGCCATGCAGGACGTGATTCCGGAGCGCCTGTCGGCCGGCGGCGCCACCACCTCCGGCATGCTGTTTTTCGCCGAGCCACGGGCGGACGGTTCCTGGAAGATGCTCTACGAAGTGCATGGCGGTGGTGAGGGTGCGCGGCACGATCGCGCCGGTGTGTCCGCGACCCGCGTGCATCTCGCCAACACCTCCAACACTCCGGTGGAAGTGATCGAGGCGAACTACAAGATCCGTGTCGAGCGACAGGCGATCCGCCGGCAATCCGGTGGAGCCGGCCGGCATCGCGGCGGCGACGGCGTTGTGCGCGCCTATCGCGTGCTGGCACCCTCCATGCATCTGACGACGTGTGTCGAGCGCATGGTGATCGCGCCATTCGGCTTGCAGGGTGGCGCGCCGGGGCAGGCATGCCGGATCTCGCTGGTCAGGCAAGGCGAAAATATCGAGATCGACGGCAAGTCGAATCTGGTGTTGCAGCGGGATGATCTCGTCACCATCGAGAGCTGCGGCGGTGGTGGTTATCGCGTGGCAGACATGGAAAGACAGCAATGA
- a CDS encoding hydantoinase/oxoprolinase family protein: MDRLWEIGTDIGGTFTDIIAIRHDTAETRIAKVPSRPHAPVQAMLEAIEAVGLRKTEVKRFIHGTTRITNAIVEGRLPKVALVATEGFEDVLEIARYRRRDLYRLDIPPKSPPLVPPDLCFGLAERLDHDGEVLKPLDENEIERLLVWLKATGVQSVAVALLHAYANPVHEKKLAQRLAGIVPHVSLSHEINPEAREYERTSSTVFNAAAMPIAVEYLSELEHRLPIGPGLQVFHSAGAMIPISAVKRRPLVMAMSGPAAGVSASVGIARQLGTARMLTFDMGGTTTDVCLIVDGQAEMADGRMLGDRPLRQPMLAVHSIGAGGGSIVRNGPGGLTVGPESAGSEPGPACYGRSGTAPTITDANALLGYLNPETRLGDEIGLDVAAAERVIAPIAQALGLGLTETALGIVRVANATMARALRRVTVERGIDGRDCTLLAFGGGGPMHAAGLAEIYGIGAIVVPAASSAFSALGCLTADFSFLQQQTLRVALDGVDLAEVSMRIDTLIGLASEPLIANGIAKASIGIELVALMRYAAQNDAIPVPFVLPLDVARLQDDFLTRHRELFGYATGESCVIESVRVQARQPSTTAIGRPATTVRQASAVWRTCSFDNAPEVRTLIVDRAALADMVSGPAVIEDAWSTVVVPPGWQAKPDALGNLFLTRVAT; this comes from the coding sequence GTGGACAGACTCTGGGAAATCGGCACCGACATCGGCGGCACTTTCACGGACATCATCGCCATCCGGCATGACACCGCGGAAACCCGCATTGCCAAAGTGCCGTCGCGTCCGCATGCGCCAGTGCAGGCGATGCTGGAAGCGATCGAAGCCGTCGGGCTGCGCAAGACCGAGGTCAAGCGTTTCATCCACGGCACCACCCGGATCACCAACGCGATTGTGGAAGGCAGGCTGCCGAAGGTTGCGCTGGTGGCGACAGAAGGCTTCGAGGACGTGCTGGAGATCGCGCGTTATCGCCGGCGCGATCTTTATCGCCTGGACATTCCGCCGAAGTCGCCCCCGCTGGTGCCGCCCGACCTGTGCTTCGGCCTTGCCGAGCGGCTCGATCATGACGGCGAGGTGCTCAAGCCGCTGGACGAGAACGAGATCGAGCGGCTGCTGGTTTGGCTAAAAGCGACTGGTGTGCAAAGCGTGGCGGTGGCCCTGCTTCATGCCTATGCCAATCCGGTGCATGAGAAGAAACTGGCGCAGCGCCTTGCGGGCATCGTGCCGCACGTCTCGCTGTCCCACGAGATCAACCCGGAGGCGCGCGAATACGAGCGGACATCGTCGACCGTGTTCAATGCGGCGGCGATGCCGATCGCAGTCGAGTACCTCAGCGAGTTGGAACACCGGTTGCCGATCGGGCCGGGACTGCAGGTGTTTCATTCCGCCGGCGCCATGATTCCGATTTCCGCGGTGAAACGCCGTCCGCTGGTGATGGCGATGTCCGGCCCCGCCGCCGGCGTATCGGCGTCGGTCGGCATTGCGCGCCAGCTCGGCACGGCGCGCATGCTGACCTTCGACATGGGCGGCACCACCACCGACGTCTGCCTGATCGTCGATGGCCAGGCCGAGATGGCCGACGGGCGCATGCTTGGCGACCGGCCGTTGCGTCAACCGATGCTGGCGGTGCATTCGATCGGTGCCGGTGGTGGCTCGATCGTGCGCAACGGCCCCGGCGGACTGACGGTTGGCCCTGAGAGCGCGGGATCGGAGCCAGGCCCCGCCTGCTATGGCCGCAGTGGTACCGCGCCGACCATTACCGATGCCAATGCGCTGCTCGGCTATCTCAATCCGGAGACCAGGCTCGGTGATGAGATCGGCCTCGACGTCGCGGCTGCCGAGCGTGTCATCGCGCCGATCGCCCAGGCGCTCGGGTTGGGCCTGACCGAGACGGCGCTTGGTATTGTCCGGGTTGCCAATGCGACAATGGCCCGAGCGCTGCGCCGGGTGACGGTGGAACGCGGCATCGATGGGCGCGATTGCACGCTGCTTGCCTTCGGCGGCGGCGGACCGATGCATGCGGCCGGGCTTGCGGAGATCTACGGCATCGGCGCGATCGTGGTGCCGGCCGCCTCCAGTGCGTTTTCCGCACTTGGCTGCCTCACGGCCGACTTCAGCTTCCTGCAGCAACAGACACTGCGCGTGGCGCTGGACGGCGTCGATCTCGCTGAGGTGTCAATGCGGATCGACACATTGATCGGGCTTGCGTCGGAGCCGCTTATCGCCAATGGCATCGCAAAGGCCTCGATCGGCATCGAGCTGGTGGCGCTGATGCGTTATGCCGCACAGAACGATGCCATTCCGGTGCCGTTCGTACTGCCGCTCGACGTCGCGCGCCTGCAAGACGATTTCCTGACCCGGCATCGCGAGCTGTTCGGGTACGCGACTGGGGAGAGCTGTGTGATCGAATCAGTGCGGGTGCAGGCACGCCAGCCGTCGACGACCGCGATTGGTCGGCCGGCGACCACGGTGCGACAGGCTTCCGCCGTTTGGCGCACATGCTCGTTCGACAATGCACCGGAGGTTCGAACTCTGATCGTGGACCGGGCGGCGCTTGCGGATATGGTCAGCGGGCCGGCAGTCATCGAAGACGCCTGGTCAACGGTGGTAGTGCCGCCGGGGTGGCAGGCGAAACCCGATGCTCTTGGAAACCTCTTCCTCACCAGGGTGGCGACATGA